DNA from Methanomassiliicoccus luminyensis B10:
CGGGCTGGTGCTCGACGCTACGGACTACGTGCTGGTGGGCGTCTCCCTGTTCCTGGCGGTGCTGGGGGCCCTGACCCTGTGCATGCTGCTCGGCGCGATGGCCCGCGACTACAAGTCCGCCCAGAGCCTGACCCTGCCCGTATCGCTCCTGGCGATGGTGCCGCTCTTCATCCTGATGATGAAGGACTTCGCCACCCTGCCGACGGCGATCCAGGGCGCGCTGTTCCTCATACCCTTCACCCATCCCATGATGGCGATGAACAACCTTATGTTCGACGACTACACCCTGGTCCTGGCCGGGATCGGCTACGAGCTGGTGTTCGTTATCGTGACCATAGCCATCGCGGTGTGGATCTTCAAGAAGGACATGCTGGTCTCGGGAAGGCAGAAGAGGAACAAAGGGGCCGGCGGGAAGAAAGTGTGGCCAGGCGCAAAGCTGGGAATAAAGAAGGGGGAAAGTACCGAAAGGAAAGAGGGAACGCCCCTGTGGAAGGACCTCGGAAAGTGAGGCCCTTCCGTCAAACCCTTTTACTTTCTTTCAGGGGGATGAGCGTGCTCGTGGCGCTCTCCGGTGTCCCTTCTCCTTCCCCGGCCGGTCCACCAGCCGACAAGGAACCATAGTCCCAGCAGGACTAAGAATATCCCTACGATCCAGCTCAGGAGGTTCGAGAACGCTATAACCAGTATCCCGAAGATTATAGCGATCACCGCCAATATCGGATGGAACTCCATATTTATCCCTACCATTTTCTACGTAGAGAACGATATTTAACTATTTGGTCCGGACAGGGCCGATAACGAAGACGTTCCGGCCCAGCCAGTTGACATTGGGCCCTCCACCGGACAAGCGGACGCCGTGCTGGTAGGGGTCGTTGCCATGACCGGCATCAGCGGGCGAACCTTGATCTTTATAATGCGGCCCCCTCCTGCGATCGGCCGCCTAAAGATGGCAGAGAAAATAATTTTATAAAATTATATTATCGACCGCATTGGTTCCGATATCTCAAATGACGGTGGCCAGGCCAGGCGCCGGAAGGTCCCGGCCCGCACCTTATTATTAACGAACTCCCTCGTCACGGACCGGTCTCGGGCGCTGCCAGACGCCTTTTTTATATTGCTAGATGCACACCGATTGCCCGAAGGTTTAAGTATGGGTCACCTTCTTGTCGTTGGCGGAGTAATAATATTGCGAGGTAGGAGACCACCATTCAAGACGGACGCGGAGCGGAGAGCGGAAGAGAACCGCCGCCGGATGCGTCCCCAGACACCACGCACTGCGATGCTCAACCTTCATCGTTTGGGTTCTTTCAAATATGATTTGAGGGAGATTCTCAACGCATCGCCTATGGACAAGACCGCCATACCGACCGTGGTCGCGAACATCATTGCCAAAGCATCCAGGGTCTCTGTGAGAGAGACAAAAGAGTACATACGGGACATCGAGAAGCAGGGGGTCATAGACAAGATCGCCGCTGATGACACCTGCTCCCTCCTGGACAGATATTCCAAGTGGCGCTGAACGACCTTCCCTGTTTTAGGATATAGCCCCTCAGCGAGCTGCTCGAGGCAGGGGCTGTACGCTCAGCTTTTTGCCCTTGTAGCTGGTCTGTCGAAGCGCGCGCAGTACCTTCATCGCCACATCCTTGTGCACCTCAACAGTGGACCTGCGGTCATCGATCTCGATCTGGCCAATGGCCATGTCGTTGATGCGGGCGGTGTGGGCGACGAAGTCGGAGATCTCTACCTTGTTGGTCCCGTCGGCCCTGCCCACCGATATTTCCAGGCGCACCATGCCGAAGATGTCGGCCATCTCGTCGAAGTCCAGCACCTCGCGCACCAGCTCCTTGCCCTTGTGCTCAGGCACCTCGACCTGCTTCAGCTTCACCTCGGTGAACTTCTCGATGGCGTCCAGGAGGTGCATCTCGTCCTGGGAGACGAAGGTGATGGCCTTTCCCTCCTTCCCGGCCCTCCCGGTCCTGCCGATCCTATGAACGTACACCTCGGGGGACTCCGGGATGTCGTAGTTGATGACGTGGGTGACCCCTTCGATGTCCAGGCCCCTGGCGGCGACATCGGTGGCGATGAGAACCTTAATCTTTCCGGAGCGGAAGTCGGAGAGCACCTTCTCCCTCCTTGCCTGGGTGAGATCACCGTGGATAGCCGCGGCAGGGTATCCATAGGACGCCAAGCGCTTTTCGATGATGTCCACCATGAACTTGGTCTGAGCGAACACGATAGCTTTGGGCCTCTCCTTGTCCAGGACCCTGCACAGCGCCCAGATCTTGTTCTTCCGGCCTACCGCGAAGTACATCTGCTTGGTGTTCGGGAGCACCAGCTCATCCTCGGACACCGACACCACTTGGGGGTCCATCATGTGCTGCTCCCCCAGGTTCCTTATCTCCCCGGGCAGGGTGGCGGAGAACAGCATGGTCTGACGGTCCTTGGGAACCTTGGAGATGATGTACTGGATGTCCTCGATGAACCCCATGTCCAGCATCCTGTCGGCCTCGTCGAGGACCATAAAGCGGACCCCCCTGAGGTCCAGGTTCCCCCTCTGGATGTGATCGATCACTCTACCGGGAGTGCCAGCGACGATGTCCACGCCCTTATGCAGCGCCTCCACCTGCGGCTCTATGGCAGCCCCGCCGTACACGGCCAAGACCCTGATGTCGGTGAAGGTGCTGAGCCTCTTCAGCTCTTCGGAGACCTGCACCGCCAGCTCCCGGGTCGGGCACAATATGAGCGCATGGGGCCGTTTACCTGGCTCGATGCTCTGGATGATGGGGATGCCGAAGGCGGCGGTCTTGCCCGTGCCTGTTTGGGCCTGGGCGATGACGTCCTTGCCCTCCAAGAGGAGGGGTATGGTGCTCACCTGAACGGGGGTCGGTTCGGCCCAGCCGAGCGAATCTATCGCCTTCAGCACTCTCTCGTCGATGTTCAATGAAGGAAAATCTTGCGCCATGGATTATCACACTGTTACAGATCATCTCCCAGGGGCCTGCCCTGGGCGTTATCTAGTTCTGCAATTCCCCCATCCACCCGGCCGTTCTTAATATTATTGCTGTGGGGCGAGGAATGTCGCTGGAACGGCGGAGCCTGGTCCCGTTCCCGCGGAGCGCCGGACTAGGCCTTCCCGGCGGCCCCGGCGGCGAGCCGCTTGGTGCGCTGTATCGACGCGGACAGGCGGGACAGGTCCCCGGCCCGGCAGTCATGGCGCAGCCTGAGCTTGTCGGCGAAGTCCTGGGACATGGCCTCGAACTCCTTGGTCCCGCTCACCCCGGTGTCGACGTAGAGGCAGCGGGAATATCCATCGAAGATTATGTCCATGAAGTACATGGGATCATAGCCCTCGTCCTGCATGGTGTCCAGGCGCAGTTCCTTGATAATGCCGTCCACACCCTTCTCCGCCCACCCCGGGGAGGAGAACCATGTGCCGGTGCAGGCGGCCTTCTCCTTGGCATATTCCTCCGGGCTTATCATCACCGCCACGCAGTCGTCCCCCTCCAGCATCACCGAGGGGACCTTGACCGACGCGGGAAGATCGCTCAGCGACCGGCAGGTGGCGTACCCGATGAACACCGCATCGACCTGCCCCTCCAGGGCGTCCACCTTCTCGATTATGGTCTTCCTCATGTCCTCCGGGTACACGTGAAGGGCGAACTCCAAGTACTCCCGGTGCACGATGTCCGGATCGTCCGCGGTCAGCCTCTCTATCTCCTTCTTGAGTATCTCGCAGGCGATGATACCTATCCTCGTCCTGATCACCCAAGAACGTTAGGGCCTTCCGGCCGCATAGAACCTTCGCTCTTCGGCGTGGAGGATGGAAAAACGTAAAATGGCTGGGCCGGAGGCCTCAGCGCTTTCCCCCTTCGGGGTCGTCCAGGAAGGAGGTGAACCAGTCGTGGTGCTCCTCCTCTTCTTCCAGGATGTGTTCGAACAGCACCCTGGTGGTGACGTCGTCCTCCTTGGCGGCCAGCTTGATGATCTCGTTGTAGTGGGCGATGGTGCTCTCCTCGGCCTTCACGTCCATCCTGAGCTGGTCCCAGACATCCTCGCCTCCTACGCTGACCGTGGCGGGCTTGGTGGTCGGGATCCCCCCGAGGTAGTACAACCTCTCGGCGATCGCCTCGGCGTGCTTCATCTCGGCGATGGCTATCTTCTTGAACATGTCGTTGCCCGCGTAGGCCTTCGCTCCCTTCCACTGGACATGCTGCCACATATACTGGATGCTTACCTGAAGCTCCATTGCTATGGCCTCGTTGAGCATCTTCTTCATCTTCTCAGAGGCCGCGCCTTCCTTTACCGGTTTTGCCAAGCCATCTCCTCCATCATGATCTTCTTGGCATTATTGTTTGAAGCAGGTCCATATTAAAAGTATTGGAGGTCCTCAGGCCCCCTTTCCCTTCCTCTTGGAGGGGGACCCGGGAGGGACCCACTTGTCCGCCTGGACCGGCAGCTTGACCCTCTTGGTCACCCACCACCACGCTATGATGGTGGACGCGACGGTAGCCAGCCCGATCAGGCCGAGGAACCACGTCAGGCCGCTGCCCTCCAGCGACATCATCCCTCCCACCGTGGCGAGGGTGTTAGGCACCAGCACGGCGGTGCCCAGAATGGTCAGCCAGGTCATGGCCAGCGCCATGCGGTTGTTGAGCACCTGAAGCTGGTTGTTGTAGATGGACTGCAGCACCTCCAGGCCCGACGCCAGCACTTCGGACATGTGCTCGCTAAGCGATATCTGCTGGGTCACGTTCTCTACCAGCAAGTTGACCTTAGCCAGCACCTTGTTGTTGTCGGAGATGAGGTCGGCGTCGCCGTAGCGGAGGTTGTTGAGGGTGTCCAGGGTCCTCCACAGCGTGTTGAGGTACACGATGAGGGTGTGCTTCATCTCGTAGATGTCCTGGCCCAGCCGGGCCCGCTCGGCATTGGCGTCGACCAGCGCTTCGGAGAGCCAGTCGGCCTGGTCCTCGATCTCCCTGAGCTGCTCGAAGTTGCGGTTGTTGTTCTCGTCGATGATGCGGGCCAGCATCAGGGTGAGCTTGTCCTCGGAAGACATGCTCTCCGGCAGCTTCTTCACGAACACCTCGGAGTAGCGGGAGAAGTTCACCAGCCTGAACACATCCTCCTGGTGGATGGTGAGGATGAAGCTCTTCTTCACCAGGATGATGAGCGGGAACGACTCGAACTCGACCTTCTTTATCCTCACTGCCGGCAGCAGCATGCCCAGTTCCACGTCCCGGTCCTCGAAGTTCGCCAGGTATCCCTTCAGCAGAGCGGGCACGAGGTTCTCGCTGAAGCCGAAGGCTTTGGCCACCAAGGTTCCGTCCCGCTCCACGTCGCTCACGGTGAAGTTCAGCCAGGTGAGGCTGTTGTCGCGGACCTGGCCCAGGAAATCGACGGGGGCCTCGCCGGACAGGCGGATGGGCCTGCCGCCGGGGGGAAGGGTCACGCCGACCGCGCGCATCTTGGCGTACCCGTTGCCGTTGCCTTCCGGAGCCTTGGGCTCCGCCCCGCTCACCCCGTTCGCCGCGCCGCTGATCGCCTGGTCCATATATCTCCCTCGGACGAGAATGAGGGGTATCCCGCACCCGGCTATTTGAGGGTGCTGTCCCCCTGCTTGGGGCGTCGGACCATCGGTCCGGGGCGCAATTATAGCTTCCCGCGGTAACGGAACGCGATGTTGCATCCGCCCTCGCGAGACACCATGCATGGGCCCATGGGATAGCGGGGGTTGCACGCTTTGCCGAACGCTGGGCACTCGTCCGAGTTGATCAGCCCACGCAGCACCTCCCCACAACGGCATCCCTTGTGCTCCTCCGCCACGGGCGGCCTCGCCTCGAGAACGTCCTCGTGCACCAGCCGGGCATTGTGGGCGTCGAACTCCTCCTGGAGGTCGTAGGCGCTCATGGGTATGGTGGGGAACCCTCTCCAGGTCCGGTCCACCGGCTTGAAGACCCGCTCCAGGAGCTTCACCGCGATGGGGTTGCCGTCCTTCCTCACCAAGCGGCTGTACTCGTTCTCCACCTCGGCCCGGCCTTCCTTGACCTGCTTCACCAGGTGGTGGGCGGACATCAGGAGGTCCAGCGGCTCGAAGCCGGCGATGACCTGGGGGATGTGGTACTTCTCGGAGAACACGTCGTACGGGGCGGTGCCGATGATGGCGCTCACGTGCCCCGGCTCAATGAGCCCGTCGATGCGGAACTCCCCCATGTTGATGATAGCGTGCAGTGCCGGCGGCAAGAGGCGGTGGCATGAGTACACGGAAAAGTTCTTTGGCAGAGGCTCCACCATCACCGCCGCGGTGGTGGGGCTGGTGGTCTCGAACCCGATGCCCATGAACACCATGCTCTTGACCTCAGGGGCCATGCGGACGGCGTCCTCCACCGAGTACACGATGCGCACGTCCCTACCGCGGGCCTTGGCGTCGCCCAGCGAGCCCAGGGGGGTCGGCACCTTCAGCATGTCCCCGAACACTGCTATGGTGACCCCGGCATCGGCGAGGGCGATGGCGTCGGCGACCTCGTTGGTGGTGGTGACGCATACCGGACAGCCCGGGCCCTGGCGGATCTCCACGCCTACGTCCTTGAGCATGGCCTCGAGACCGAAGCGGACCAGGGTGTCCTGGTGGGTCCCGCACACGTGCATGAACCGAAGGTTCACTTCCTCCCTGCGGATGGACTCGATGATCTTCTGCGCAGCCTTCTCATCCCTGAACCGGAACATCTGCTTCCACCACCTTCACCGAACGGACCAGGCAGCTCTTGCCCTTGGTCAGCTCCACGCCTCTGCCGCACTTCGGGCAGTTCAGCGTAGGCATGCTGGAATGGTATATCTCATCATCGAGGCGGTCGGGCGCTCCCTGATACTGGCAGGAGCGGCACTTCACCTCCGCGTCCTCGTGGCCGATGATCAGCTGGGAGCCTTCCAGTAGCGTTCCCTTGCTGAGGATCTCAAAAGCGAAGCTGAGCTGGTCCTCCCCCAGGAAGGTCATCTCCCCGATGGTGAGGTGGACCTCCTCCACCTTCTCCACGTTGTACTTCTTCAGCTCCTCCAGCACCGACTCGATGATGCTGGACATGACCGATACCTCGTGCATTCCGTTCTCCATCAGGCCCCCGATATTTAAGAGATTGCCGGCCCCCTTCGCCCAGGGGCAGGGGGCTGGCCAGGACCGCTGCGTTTTCCGTGAGGGCCGGTACGAAGTGGAGTGCATGGGAGGGAGCTGCTTCTACCTCTTTCCCGCGTCCCTCTGGTACGTGTCGCAGAACTCCCTGATGGGGCACTGCTCATGCTTGGGACGAAGGGGAGTGCAGACCTCCTGGCCGAACCGCACGAACACCTCGTTGATCTCCGACCACCGGTCCCGGGGCACCGTTTCCATCAGCTGCCCCTCCGTCTCATCTGGGGTCTTCGATCTCACGAGCCCGATGCGGTTGGATATGCGGTGCACGTGGGTGTCTACGCATATCACGTCCATGTGGAAGGCGTACCCCTGCACGCAGGTGGCCGTTTTCCGTCCGACCATGGGGAGGGACATCAGGGACTCCGCGTCCCTCGGCACCTCCCCTCCGAACTGGTCCTGCACGATGCGGGCGATCTCCCTTATCGCCTTGGCCTTGGAGGTGTGGAAGTTTACCGATCTTATTAGGGCGTCCACCTCGTCCAGGGGCGCGCGCATCAGCAGGGCCGGGCTAGGGTACCTGGAGAACAGCCTCTCCGAGGCGGCGTAGGTGCACTCGTCACGGTTGCGTTGCGAGAGCACCGTGGATATCAGAGTGGTGAAGGGCGTCCTCTCCCAGGAGGGCTCCCGGCCCAGGGCCGTCCCCGGGAAAGCACGCTCGTCCGACCTATGCTCTAGCCTGTCCAGTATCTCCGACACGGGTTTTCCTTTCATTCAGCCACCTCATGGCCTCGCCCACGGTGTACAGCGAGCCGGTCACCAGGACGGTGTCCTCCTTTCCCGCCGCGCCGAGCGCCTTCTCCACCGCCTCCCCCACGTCGTCGACCATCTCCACGGGGCAGTGAGGTCGCAGCGCCTCCTTCGTTGCCGAGGCGGCAGCGGCCCTCTTGGTACGGGGAGCGGTGGCGATAGCACGCCGGGCGATGCGGCCGAAGGATGCGGCGATGGAGCGGACATCCTTGTCGGCCAGCACTCCCAGTACCAGGACGACATCGCTGCCCACCAATCGCTCCACCTCGGCGGACACGGCCTCCGCCCCGGCGGGGGTATGGGTGACGTCGAGGATGAGACGGGGGTCCCATGACACCACGTCCAGCCGGCCCGGCCATTTCACGTATCTCATCCCCTGGTCGATAGCCTCATCAGGTATGTAGATGCCCCGCCCCATCAGTTCCGCCAGCACGCCGCACGCCAATGCACAGTTGGCCCCCTGGTAAGACCCCACCAGAGGCACCTCTATGTTCATCCCCAGCTCCTCGACGTACACGCCGGTCCCGCTGAGGGTCGAGGATATCAGTTCGTATCCATGGTCGGCCCCCACGATCTTGAGGGGGGCCGTCTTCTGGCGAGCGATGGAGGCGAACACCTCCAGGGCCTCGGGGGACTGGTCGATCGTCACCACCGGCACGCCCGGCTTGATTATCCCGGCCTTCTCCCCGGCAATGTCCCTGATGGTAGGCCCGAGGTACTGGGTGTGCTCCAGGCTGATGGCGGTGATGGCACAGCATTCCGGCTCGATGACGTTGGTGGCGTCCAGCCTTCCCCCCATGCCCACCTCCACCACCGCCATCTCTGCCCCCTCCCGGGCGAAATGGGCGAAGGCCATCGCCGTGGTGAGCTCGAAGAAGGTGAGCCTCTTCTTCTCGGACCCGGAGCGCATCTCCTCGGCGTGGCCCCGGACCTCCTCGGCCAGACGCAGCATCTCTTTCTGGCCGATATCTTTCCCGCCTACCTTCATCCTCTCGCGGAAGTCCACCAGGTGGGGGGAGGTGTATAGGCCGGTCCTATACCCCGCCTTGCCCAGCACCGAGGCGGTCATTGCGCTCACCGACCCCTTGCCGTTGGTCCCGGCCACGTGCACGGAGCGGAAGCTCTTGTGCGGATCACCCATCCTGTGCAGCAGCTCGGTGACGTTCTCCAGCCCGAACTTGATGCCCATGGTCTCCTGGTCGAACAGCCAGGTCAGCGTCTCATGGTAGTCCACGGGCCGCTCATGCGCGAGGCTGCTTAACTATGTTGCTCCGCCCCGCCGAGCTCGGCCATGAGATCCTTGAGGCTAACGCGGCGACGGCGTGCCTCCGCCTTCATTGCCTTCATGAACCCAGAACCGTACTGGGCGGCCTTCTTCTCCCGGGAGGCAATGCTTTCGATGCCGAGGAGCATGGCCGCGTCCCGCAGGGGTGCCTTCCTCACTCCGTCCCTGATCATCTCCCCCGCGGGAATGGCCCCGGACACATTCCGCACCCCAGGGTCCAGGAAGGGGTGGTGGATCTCTTTTCCATAGTGGCCGGCGATGCGATGGTCCATGGGAGCTCCGTCCCTGAGCACGTGCTCCAGGTCCGCCCTTAGGCTCATTCCCAGTTCCTCCGAGGGCATGTCGAGGTAGCGGCGATATCCGCCGTATATTTCATCAGCCCCCTGCCCGCTCATGAGGTCCCTCTCCCGGCATCGCGAGGCGATAATCTGAAGGGGCAGCTCGAAGGAGAGCACCACGGGATGGTCCATGGGGACGATGGACAGGGCCTCCCGGCACGCCGCCAGTACCTCGTCCTCCGTGAGAACGTACGGCGTCCAGGGGAGGTCCAGGGCGGACGCCCCCTCTTCGCCCGCGCGGAGGTCATGGGATCCATCTATGCCAACAGTATACAGCGTGGGTGACCCGTACCTCTTGGCCAAGGCGGCCAGGACCCCGCTGTCTAGGCCTCCCGAGAACATGATCGCCACGGGCTTGTCGGACATCGTTTTCGCCACCGCGCCGTCCAAGGCGCCCAGTATCGCCTCGCCGTAGTTCATGACATTCGTCAATGTCAAGGCCGCTGACGAGATAAACCTGAGCCTGACAAGGATTTTAAGGATTGACCGCGTTCGTTCCTTTCGATGGACAAGGTCACCCGCATCGGTGTATCCCTCGAACCCGAGCTGCTTGAGGAGTTCGATGTTCTGGTCAATGGAAGGGGCTACGACACCAGGTCGGAAGCGATTAGGGATCTCATACGCAGTGCGCTGGTGGAAGACCGATGGACCGATGCCGATGCCGACGTGGTGGGCACCATCACCCTGGTATACGAGCATCACAAGGGAGGGGTGCAAGAGCGGCTCATGGAGATCCAGCACTTCCACCACGCCAACATATCCTCCACCACCCATATACATCTGAACCTCGAGCAATGCCTGGAGGTCATGGTGATCTGGGGGAGGGTCAAGGACGTCAAGCACCTCGCCGACGAGCTGATCTCCGTAAAGGGGGTCCTCTTCGGGAAGCTGACCATGACCTCCGGCTCCATGGACAGCGGGCGGCCGCACCAGCACTCCAATCAGCATCCTCACAAGCACTGATCTGTATATCTGGCTGTGAAATTTCGAGGGGCCTGGGGCACCTTTTTTATACTCCGTGTTCTTTGGACGGAGAGCATGAGCAGGCTCATCATCTCGGAGAAAAGCGATGCCGCGGCCAGGATCGCTACCATATTATCCCAAGGTGCGTCAAAGAGGACCAGTATCAACAAGGTTCCTGTCTTCCAGTTCGAGGACGATGGGGGCATGACTTATATCGTCGGCCTCAGGGGCCACATCATCGAGCTTGACTATCCTCCGAGCCTCAATAACTGGACCGAGGTGAAGCTTGCCGACCTTATCTCCGCCGAGCCGGAGAAGAGGATCACCGCTCACAATATCGTCAGCACCCTCCGCGACATCTCAAAGGATGTGGATGAAGTGGTCATCGCGACCGACTTTGACCGCGAGGGGGAGCTCATTGGACTGGAAACGGCCCGCCTTCTTGACCTGGCCGGCAAGAAGGTGAGCAGGGCCCGCTTCAGCGCGTTCACCAAGCAGGAGATCGACACCGCGTTCCGGGACCTCACGGCGCCGGACGAGAAGCTCGCCGACGCCGCCGAAAGCAGGCAGAAGATCGACCTGGCCTGGGGCGCCGTCCTCACCCGCTTCATCTCCCTCGCCTCCAAGCAGGGCGGCGGGAACTTCCTTTCCGTGGGCAGAGTACAGAGCCCCACCCTGGCCCTGGTGGTGGCGAGGCACAAGGCCATCGAGGAGTTCATCCCCACGCCGTACTGGAACGTCTCCGCGCGCTTCCAGCACGGGCCCGAGTTCCACGGCAATCACGTCAAGAACCCCTTCCATGACGAGGCCGAGGCCGCCAAGGCCCTGGCCAACTGCGAGGGGCAGACCAATGGGAAGGTGTTGGAGTATGAGAAGCACGAGAAGGACGAGTATCCTCTCCCGCCGTTCAACACCACCATGATGCTGATGGAGGCCAACAAGCTCGGCTTCACCGCGTCCCGCGCCATGAAGATCGCCGAGGACCTCTATACCGCCGGGTACATCTCATACCCCAGGACCGACAACACTGTGTACCCGACCTCCCTGGGCCTCCGCAGGATACTGGAGAAGCTGAAGGAGTCGGACTTCAAGGCCGAGGCAGAGGAGCTGCTGGCGCAGGAGCACGTCCGCCCGTCCCGCGGCAAGGTGCAGACCACCGACCACCCTCCTATTTATCCGACCGAAGCGGCCACCAGCAAGCAGCTGAAGGGGGAGAAGTGGGCCATCTACGAGCTTGTGGCCAGGCGGTTCATGGCCACGGTGGCGCCTCCGGCCAAGGCCGAGCTTTCCTCGGCATCCATCGATGTCAACACCGAGGTGTTCGACGCCAAGGGCTACAAGATGCTGTTCCTGGGATGGAAGAAGTACTATCCCTACTTCAAGATCAACGAGACCGATCTCCCCGAGCTGTCAATAGGGCAGGAGGTCGATCTGCTCGGCGTCACCTCGGACAAGAGAATGACCCAGCCTCCCAGCAGGTACTCGCAGGGGAGCCTGATCCAGGAGATGGAGCGCCTGGGCCTGGGGACCAAGTCAACCCGGCATGATATTATACAGAAGCTCTACGACCGCAAGTACGTGGAGGGTAACGATCTGATGCCGACACCCAGCGGGGTGGCTGTGGCGGAGGCGCTCATCCGTCACGCCCAGATCGTCGCCGATCCGAAAATGACCGCCCATCTCGAGCAAGATATGGACGAGATCGCCAGTGGCAAGACCTCCCTGAACGATGTGGTATCGGAATCGCAGGACATGCTCTCGGATATCCTGGACACCATGGAGACGCACCGCGAGCAGATCGGCGGGGAGATACAAAAGGCGCTGGAGTCGCAGCACTTCATAGGTAAATGCCCCAAATGCGGTTCCGACCTGAAGGCCATACGAACGCGGTTCGGCAAGTCGTTCGTGGGGTGCTCCAAGTACCCGGAATGCGACCAGACCTATCCGATGCCGCCGGGCGCCCTGGTGCAGCCTACCGAGGAGATCTGCCAGGAGTGCAAGGCCCCCATGGTAAAGGTCATCCGGAGAGGGCAGCCGGTATCGGTGCACTGCCTTGACCCCAACTGCCCCACCAACAAGGAGCGGACCACCATCGCCACCTGCCCCAAGTGCGGCAAGGATCTCCGGCTCATCTATTCCCGGGCGGGGAAGAGGTTCCTGGGGTGCTCCGGCTACCCCGATTGCGATCAGACCTACCCGCTGCCGCAGATGGGGCAGCTCACCGGCACCGGCGAGAAGTGCAGCGCCTGCGGCGCCCCCGTGCTGATGATCCGGAACCGCGGCCGCACCTGGACGTTCTGCGCCAACATGGAGTGCCCGACCAAAAAGGGCAAGGACAGCGCCAGCGCCAAGAAGCCGGCGGCCAAGAAGACCGCCGCGAAAAAGGCCCCAGCAAAGAAAGCGTCGGCGAAAAAGGCGGCCCCCAAGAAGGCCACGGCGAAGAAGCCAACGGCCAAGAAGGCCGAGCCCCCTGCTCCCGCCGAGTGACCTCAGCGGATGTCCTTTATGATCATAGATCGAATGTCCCGATAGGCCTGGGCGTTCCTGACGCACCCCGGGTCGGGGGCGAGATGGTCTCCCCCTGAATAGCTGTAGGCGCGGGCCCGGCAGCCCCCGCAGTGATGCCGGTAATCGCAGGAGCCGCAATTCTCCCGCAAGGAGTCCTTGTCGCGCAGGGAGGCGAAGAAGGGATCATGCCTCCACAGGTCCTCGAGGTCGTCCCTGCGCACGTTCCCCACAGTATGGTGGAAAAACACGCAGGGGTCCACGTC
Protein-coding regions in this window:
- a CDS encoding DNA topoisomerase I, whose amino-acid sequence is MSRLIISEKSDAAARIATILSQGASKRTSINKVPVFQFEDDGGMTYIVGLRGHIIELDYPPSLNNWTEVKLADLISAEPEKRITAHNIVSTLRDISKDVDEVVIATDFDREGELIGLETARLLDLAGKKVSRARFSAFTKQEIDTAFRDLTAPDEKLADAAESRQKIDLAWGAVLTRFISLASKQGGGNFLSVGRVQSPTLALVVARHKAIEEFIPTPYWNVSARFQHGPEFHGNHVKNPFHDEAEAAKALANCEGQTNGKVLEYEKHEKDEYPLPPFNTTMMLMEANKLGFTASRAMKIAEDLYTAGYISYPRTDNTVYPTSLGLRRILEKLKESDFKAEAEELLAQEHVRPSRGKVQTTDHPPIYPTEAATSKQLKGEKWAIYELVARRFMATVAPPAKAELSSASIDVNTEVFDAKGYKMLFLGWKKYYPYFKINETDLPELSIGQEVDLLGVTSDKRMTQPPSRYSQGSLIQEMERLGLGTKSTRHDIIQKLYDRKYVEGNDLMPTPSGVAVAEALIRHAQIVADPKMTAHLEQDMDEIASGKTSLNDVVSESQDMLSDILDTMETHREQIGGEIQKALESQHFIGKCPKCGSDLKAIRTRFGKSFVGCSKYPECDQTYPMPPGALVQPTEEICQECKAPMVKVIRRGQPVSVHCLDPNCPTNKERTTIATCPKCGKDLRLIYSRAGKRFLGCSGYPDCDQTYPLPQMGQLTGTGEKCSACGAPVLMIRNRGRTWTFCANMECPTKKGKDSASAKKPAAKKTAAKKAPAKKASAKKAAPKKATAKKPTAKKAEPPAPAE
- the nikR gene encoding nickel-responsive transcriptional regulator NikR, with amino-acid sequence MDKVTRIGVSLEPELLEEFDVLVNGRGYDTRSEAIRDLIRSALVEDRWTDADADVVGTITLVYEHHKGGVQERLMEIQHFHHANISSTTHIHLNLEQCLEVMVIWGRVKDVKHLADELISVKGVLFGKLTMTSGSMDSGRPHQHSNQHPHKH
- a CDS encoding asparagine synthase C-terminal domain-containing protein, which gives rise to MNYGEAILGALDGAVAKTMSDKPVAIMFSGGLDSGVLAALAKRYGSPTLYTVGIDGSHDLRAGEEGASALDLPWTPYVLTEDEVLAACREALSIVPMDHPVVLSFELPLQIIASRCRERDLMSGQGADEIYGGYRRYLDMPSEELGMSLRADLEHVLRDGAPMDHRIAGHYGKEIHHPFLDPGVRNVSGAIPAGEMIRDGVRKAPLRDAAMLLGIESIASREKKAAQYGSGFMKAMKAEARRRRVSLKDLMAELGGAEQHS
- a CDS encoding bifunctional folylpolyglutamate synthase/dihydrofolate synthase, with translation MDYHETLTWLFDQETMGIKFGLENVTELLHRMGDPHKSFRSVHVAGTNGKGSVSAMTASVLGKAGYRTGLYTSPHLVDFRERMKVGGKDIGQKEMLRLAEEVRGHAEEMRSGSEKKRLTFFELTTAMAFAHFAREGAEMAVVEVGMGGRLDATNVIEPECCAITAISLEHTQYLGPTIRDIAGEKAGIIKPGVPVVTIDQSPEALEVFASIARQKTAPLKIVGADHGYELISSTLSGTGVYVEELGMNIEVPLVGSYQGANCALACGVLAELMGRGIYIPDEAIDQGMRYVKWPGRLDVVSWDPRLILDVTHTPAGAEAVSAEVERLVGSDVVLVLGVLADKDVRSIAASFGRIARRAIATAPRTKRAAAASATKEALRPHCPVEMVDDVGEAVEKALGAAGKEDTVLVTGSLYTVGEAMRWLNERKTRVGDTGQARA